One window of Flavobacteriales bacterium genomic DNA carries:
- a CDS encoding response regulator — MTRNWSARDGLSQTTVSSVVQDDLGFLWISTEDGVDRFDGKEFKVFRRFLRDTTEVGVARIYKLIYTSGGYLLGGTDEAGIILFDRDRELFNVLPLYPDHANDPGANTVRFLFDRGNGTVLLGTDAGLYQFDPVSRSIVNIHSLLHVVPEKAQVVSIAGTGDNVMFTARLAPDTGMLFELSDDLGTATLLDPARMGLPDIRREYLQMSAGMDMEVYAATPDAFFRRHGHEDRFSKMSLLDGQVIRKMFPLPHGHLGMTATGLYFMDPDGSSERIKLPLPRHSDVNIQLTDLTEGTDGAIWVGSYEGLFQIDPISAKFHHFGPGGDHDLPFCDTKIRSILKDPLGRIWVGMQRGLDLIQPDLRSVMNLVPNRPNSEEVAFQGLALDHRGNVWGRTRANGLFCWHPDLSRPRPYEAGPERSVAWGKSLCVNPDGSMFTGHRMDLIAPDGMLLSTKELSGSVLRLELDDPFSTYRDRTGTYWFGTMNKGVYTFTFNAKERSIADLKVHSPDPDVPGSLSNGFVTSVREDGRGMIWLGTYGGGLNRYDRATGLFSALTTKTGLPNNVIYAIEIDRLDRVWFTSNAGIGCLDQRDGGIRTYDERDRVQSLEFNATVSFQAADGEIFFGGVNGFNSFYPDSIQLNPHRPRIAFTGLMVGNTAMGVGAPGSPLHRSIVYQDSLELSHEQNDLTVQFAALSFISPEKNRFAYMLHGYADEWVQLGTQNQVSFTNLDPGRYELRVKAANNDGVWNDQYRSLHLIIAPPWYRTSTATALFIVCGASFLFGLGWIVLSRIRLRYQVGFEHDEAVRAKAEDQRRARFFINLAHDLRTPLTLIKQRVEQLASHPNGHMDEPTTQVLRRSVDKLTGRITALLETARLERDHIALDTRPTSINELVHVILADFRPMAADRSIELSFVPAPGDPIAELDRTKITMAVENLLTNAFKFTPDGGRITASVSSIHTGDGADAARITVQDTGPGIAAEDHQRIFELYERTDGPQVTGKVGAGVGLFHVRQIMEMHGGKWSVESAVGQGTSIHLELPLKVGRDVVATPVNPIAAANPASSERTIADEEPTDNGPDGRPIALVIEDDHDLNAAIAELLRTEFRTFSAFNGEEGIAKAFDLVPDVVITDVMMPLKDGFEVCRTLKNDIRTSHVPVIMLTAITDMEERIRGLHEGADDFLPKPYEPRELLARARNAILRTRKVMDLNRAAIGTVPAQALDPVRDMDRIFLEQVHHLIGQHFHEPGLSVESLADMVAMSRGNLSRKLTALIDRPPKDLIREKRMKAARELLERGVCNVTEAMERSGYENPSSFSNAFKDFWGQPPSSFLRRT, encoded by the coding sequence ATGACCCGAAACTGGTCCGCACGGGACGGGCTTTCTCAAACAACTGTTTCAAGTGTTGTCCAAGACGATCTTGGATTCCTCTGGATCAGCACGGAAGATGGCGTGGACCGCTTTGACGGGAAGGAATTCAAGGTTTTCAGGCGGTTCCTACGGGACACGACCGAAGTGGGGGTCGCACGTATTTACAAGCTGATCTATACATCCGGAGGGTATCTGCTGGGAGGGACCGATGAGGCCGGGATCATCCTGTTCGACCGTGATCGGGAATTGTTCAACGTACTTCCGCTATACCCTGATCATGCCAATGATCCAGGAGCAAACACAGTGCGCTTCCTGTTCGATCGCGGGAATGGGACGGTGCTGTTGGGAACGGACGCGGGGCTCTATCAGTTCGACCCCGTTTCCCGGTCCATCGTCAACATACATTCACTTCTTCACGTCGTCCCTGAGAAGGCGCAAGTGGTCAGTATCGCCGGAACAGGCGACAACGTGATGTTCACCGCCAGACTGGCACCGGATACGGGGATGCTGTTCGAGCTTTCCGATGATCTGGGAACGGCCACATTACTGGACCCGGCCCGAATGGGCCTGCCTGATATAAGAAGGGAGTACCTTCAAATGAGCGCAGGAATGGACATGGAGGTCTATGCCGCCACTCCTGATGCCTTTTTCAGACGCCATGGACACGAGGACCGATTCAGCAAGATGAGCCTGCTGGACGGCCAGGTCATCCGAAAAATGTTCCCGCTACCGCATGGTCACTTGGGGATGACAGCCACCGGCCTGTATTTCATGGACCCCGACGGCTCGTCAGAGCGGATCAAATTGCCCCTTCCACGGCATTCGGACGTGAACATCCAGTTGACCGATCTTACCGAAGGAACGGACGGGGCCATCTGGGTCGGCAGCTACGAAGGCCTCTTCCAGATCGATCCCATATCGGCGAAATTCCACCACTTCGGCCCAGGCGGTGATCACGACCTGCCATTCTGTGACACCAAGATCCGCTCTATACTGAAAGATCCATTGGGCAGGATCTGGGTCGGAATGCAGCGGGGCTTGGACTTGATACAGCCTGATCTGAGGTCGGTGATGAACCTTGTGCCGAACCGGCCCAATTCCGAAGAGGTCGCCTTTCAGGGACTTGCCTTGGACCACAGGGGGAATGTGTGGGGAAGAACCCGTGCGAACGGCTTGTTCTGCTGGCACCCGGACCTGTCACGACCAAGACCATACGAAGCCGGTCCGGAACGATCCGTAGCATGGGGCAAATCGCTTTGCGTCAACCCGGATGGAAGCATGTTCACGGGTCACCGGATGGACCTGATCGCGCCGGACGGGATGCTTTTGTCCACGAAAGAGCTATCGGGGTCCGTTTTGCGGCTAGAACTCGACGACCCCTTCAGCACATACAGGGATAGGACCGGCACCTATTGGTTCGGGACGATGAACAAGGGGGTGTACACGTTCACCTTCAACGCAAAGGAGCGTTCGATCGCGGACCTGAAGGTGCATTCGCCTGACCCGGATGTTCCCGGAAGCCTCTCCAATGGCTTCGTCACCTCTGTTCGGGAAGACGGCCGGGGCATGATCTGGCTGGGGACCTATGGTGGTGGATTGAACCGGTACGACCGGGCGACCGGCCTGTTCTCGGCACTGACCACCAAAACCGGTCTACCGAACAACGTGATCTATGCCATCGAAATTGATCGCCTTGATCGGGTCTGGTTCACCTCGAACGCAGGGATCGGTTGTTTGGACCAACGTGACGGGGGCATTCGCACGTATGATGAACGTGACCGGGTGCAAAGCCTGGAATTCAACGCAACGGTGTCCTTCCAGGCCGCCGACGGCGAGATCTTCTTCGGCGGTGTCAACGGGTTCAACTCCTTCTACCCGGATTCGATCCAATTGAACCCGCATCGCCCACGGATAGCCTTCACCGGATTGATGGTGGGCAACACCGCTATGGGGGTCGGTGCGCCGGGTTCGCCTCTGCACCGTTCGATCGTTTATCAGGATTCGCTCGAACTGAGCCATGAGCAGAACGACCTCACGGTACAATTCGCAGCGCTCAGTTTCATCTCGCCGGAGAAGAACCGCTTCGCGTACATGTTGCACGGATATGCCGATGAGTGGGTGCAGCTCGGCACGCAGAACCAAGTGTCATTCACCAACCTCGATCCCGGCAGGTACGAACTGCGGGTGAAAGCCGCCAATAATGACGGTGTATGGAACGACCAGTATCGCTCGCTCCATCTGATCATCGCGCCACCGTGGTACCGTACCTCCACGGCCACGGCCCTGTTCATCGTGTGCGGCGCATCCTTCCTGTTCGGTCTGGGCTGGATCGTCCTGAGCCGGATCCGCCTGCGTTATCAAGTCGGCTTCGAACACGATGAGGCGGTCCGGGCAAAGGCCGAGGATCAACGCAGGGCCCGTTTCTTCATCAACCTCGCACACGACCTACGGACTCCCTTGACGCTGATCAAGCAACGCGTGGAGCAACTCGCCAGCCATCCGAACGGGCACATGGATGAACCCACCACACAAGTGTTGCGCCGCAGTGTGGACAAGCTCACGGGCCGGATCACCGCGTTGTTGGAGACCGCCCGCCTGGAGCGCGACCACATCGCACTGGACACCCGACCGACCAGTATCAATGAACTGGTACACGTCATCCTGGCGGACTTCCGGCCGATGGCCGCCGATCGTTCCATCGAACTCTCATTCGTGCCCGCACCGGGCGATCCGATCGCGGAGCTCGATCGCACCAAGATCACCATGGCCGTGGAGAACCTGTTGACGAACGCGTTCAAGTTCACCCCGGACGGCGGGAGGATCACCGCCTCTGTTTCGAGCATCCACACAGGCGACGGTGCCGATGCGGCAAGGATCACCGTGCAGGATACCGGCCCGGGGATCGCAGCGGAGGACCATCAACGCATTTTTGAATTGTACGAGCGCACCGACGGCCCGCAAGTGACCGGGAAGGTGGGCGCAGGCGTCGGACTCTTCCATGTGAGGCAGATCATGGAAATGCACGGTGGAAAGTGGTCCGTGGAAAGCGCCGTCGGGCAGGGCACGTCCATTCATCTGGAGCTTCCCTTGAAGGTCGGCCGGGACGTGGTCGCGACGCCCGTAAATCCAATTGCTGCGGCCAACCCGGCTTCAAGCGAAAGGACGATCGCGGACGAGGAACCCACCGACAACGGTCCGGACGGCAGGCCGATCGCTTTGGTGATCGAGGACGACCACGACCTGAACGCCGCCATCGCCGAACTGCTCCGGACGGAGTTCCGCACCTTCAGCGCGTTCAATGGCGAAGAAGGTATAGCGAAGGCGTTCGACCTGGTGCCCGACGTGGTCATCACGGACGTGATGATGCCGCTGAAGGACGGTTTCGAGGTCTGCCGCACACTGAAGAACGACATACGCACCTCGCACGTGCCGGTGATCATGCTCACCGCGATCACGGACATGGAGGAGCGCATCCGCGGGCTGCATGAGGGAGCGGACGACTTCCTGCCCAAGCCCTACGAGCCGCGCGAATTGCTGGCCCGCGCCCGCAACGCCATCCTGCGCACGCGGAAAGTGATGGACCTGAACCGGGCAGCGATCGGCACCGTGCCGGCACAAGCACTGGACCCCGTGCGCGACATGGACCGGATCTTCCTTGAACAGGTCCATCATTTGATCGGGCAACACTTCCACGAGCCGGGCCTGAGCGTGGAAAGCTTGGCCGACATGGTGGCGATGAGCCGGGGCAACTTGAGCCGCAAGCTCACCGCCCTGATCGACCGGCCGCCGAAGGACCTGATCCGCGAGAAGCGCATGAAGGCCGCGCGCGAGCTGCTGGAACGCGGCGTATGCAACGTGACCGAGGCCATGGAGCGGTCGGGCTATGAGAACCCGTCCTCGTTCTCCAATGCCTTCAAGGATTTCTGGGGGCAGCCGCCCAGCTCCTTCCTGCGGCGCACCTGA
- a CDS encoding RDD family protein, producing MNNPAIIHQAARPYAGFWKRFAALMIDLVVLIGVGAMIKLAGGEALISLSRPDAPVAGMVAALTFLLAVCWSYWSGFECSPLQATPGKLAVGIYVTDLHGDRLDFMSASARFYGKALSTLTLGIGYLMAGTTKKHQALHDLVSGCLVLSH from the coding sequence ATGAACAACCCAGCGATCATCCATCAGGCAGCCCGACCTTACGCCGGGTTCTGGAAGCGATTCGCCGCCCTGATGATCGATCTGGTGGTGCTGATCGGCGTCGGCGCGATGATCAAACTTGCCGGTGGCGAGGCGCTGATAAGCCTCTCGCGCCCCGATGCCCCGGTGGCCGGCATGGTCGCCGCGCTCACCTTCCTGCTCGCCGTGTGCTGGAGCTACTGGAGCGGCTTCGAATGTTCGCCCCTGCAGGCCACGCCCGGGAAACTCGCCGTGGGCATCTACGTCACCGACCTCCACGGCGACCGCTTGGATTTCATGTCCGCATCCGCCCGGTTCTATGGCAAGGCCCTCTCCACGCTCACCCTCGGTATCGGCTACCTCATGGCCGGAACAACAAAAAAGCATCAAGCGCTTCACGATCTCGTGTCGGGCTGCTTAGTGCTCAGCCACTGA
- a CDS encoding cation transporter, giving the protein MSEKIGNIRLQAWVLVAGVLLMAVKFVAWRITHSNTVLSDAMESIVNVAAGSFALYSLILAAKPRDREHPYGHGKVEFISAAIEGTLVAVAGTIIIYRATVALFQGVEIHHLGPGTALIAFTGVANLALGLLLRNKGKRTHSLTMEAGGTHLLSDAWSSAALVLGLLVIQATGLNWLDSLFAVGFAAFIIRQGVQVVRRSIGGIMDETDMAVASDLVRIIEMNRRPAWIDMHNFRVITFGSTLHIDCHVTLPYYYSLDKAHSEISALDELVNQRSGREVEFFIHMDPCIPASCPVCQIMDCPVRQAPFVKRIPWTLATVLKNAKHGAEG; this is encoded by the coding sequence ATGTCCGAAAAGATCGGAAATATCCGGTTGCAGGCGTGGGTGCTGGTAGCCGGTGTGCTGTTGATGGCCGTGAAGTTCGTCGCTTGGCGGATCACCCATAGCAACACGGTGCTGAGCGATGCCATGGAAAGCATCGTGAACGTGGCCGCAGGTTCCTTCGCGCTGTACAGCCTGATATTGGCGGCCAAACCCCGCGACAGGGAGCATCCGTACGGCCATGGCAAGGTGGAATTCATCAGCGCGGCGATCGAGGGGACCTTGGTGGCAGTAGCGGGCACGATCATCATCTACCGCGCCACGGTTGCGCTGTTCCAAGGGGTGGAGATCCATCATTTGGGCCCCGGCACCGCATTGATCGCCTTCACGGGCGTAGCCAATCTGGCTCTTGGGCTGTTGTTGCGCAACAAAGGGAAACGGACGCATTCATTGACCATGGAGGCCGGGGGCACGCACCTGCTCTCCGATGCATGGAGCAGCGCCGCTTTGGTATTGGGCCTCCTAGTGATACAGGCCACGGGGCTGAACTGGTTGGACAGCCTGTTCGCGGTCGGCTTCGCGGCCTTCATCATCCGGCAGGGCGTGCAGGTGGTGCGGCGCAGCATCGGCGGCATCATGGACGAGACCGATATGGCGGTGGCCTCGGACCTGGTGCGGATCATCGAAATGAATCGTCGTCCCGCATGGATCGACATGCACAACTTCCGTGTGATCACCTTCGGCAGCACCCTGCACATCGACTGCCACGTCACCCTGCCCTACTACTATTCCTTGGATAAGGCCCATTCGGAGATCTCCGCACTGGATGAGCTTGTGAACCAGCGCTCAGGGCGCGAAGTGGAGTTCTTCATCCACATGGACCCTTGTATCCCGGCGTCGTGCCCCGTATGCCAGATCATGGATTGCCCGGTGCGCCAAGCCCCGTTCGTCAAGCGCATCCCGTGGACCTTGGCCACGGTGCTGAAGAATGCGAAGCACGGGGCGGAAGGCTGA